The DNA region GCTCGCTGAGTGAAAACATCGCATTATCGACGATGACGTCATAGTTCAGCGATACAACCGTGGGCTCGACGCCGTGATCGTAGAGTGGCTCAAGCAGCACGCGGTGGAATTGCCTCGACGCCGGAATGTGCCGCAGCGCCGCCTCGATCACGGCGAAGATCGCGTACTCAATCGCCCGCCTGGCTTTGATCAGACGATCACCATCCCATGTTCCGAGCGGCTGGCGCAGCTCCGCTGAGCGTCGGATCATGCTCAGCATCATGGGGAGTGATGGGCAATCTTCCCCGCGGACAGGACGATGATCCGCAGGCACGTTGAAGCAATCGGTCAAGAACTCGCGCGTCAGCGCGAGAAGCTCCTCACGGTCGGCGACCAGCGTCGTCCGATCATCATGCGCCATCGCACCGTTGAGCGCCGCCGGGAGAATATCGTCGGTCAGCGGACCGCCGCAGGCTTTCGTCGCGCCAGCGCCTAAGACGATGATGGGCTTCGCTACCATATCGGCCTCCAATCTTCTCTACACCGGCACGACCAGGCTGCGATGAATAAAGCCCCACGCATCAGGCTTAACAATATGCAACCACCTGTCGTCGCCGCTGATTCGCTCTCCCTGTACTTCCTCATCGATCCCGATGACCGTTCCTGGGGCCAGACGTACCGGATGCAGCACGCCATTGCCATCGGGAATGAGCGCTTCGGGGAATGACCGCCTCGGCCCCTCCCGCACGCTGGCAAAGTCAATCCCGATAATGACGCGAAACGAGGGAATGGCATCGCTCAGCGGCGTGAGGCTGCTCCGCCAGTCCTCAAACGCGGCGTTGGTCAAGCTCGAAGGATCAACCTTGCGTCCGGCTGGTAGGGCGATAAAGCGGTGCGTTTGAATGCGGTCGCGGCCAATATTCCATCGGCGCATCAGATGGCGGACCAAAAAGGTGAGCGCTTTTTGCTGCGGCTCGGTCCACACTTCACCGGGGGTGAAATGATTTTCGATCCCGATCGTGTGTAAGTTGTTCCACTCCCGCAGCGACACGCCGGTATGCCACGTGATCCGTGTATCCTCATGGATGCGGGCGATCTGCCCGCCCTTGCCCACGAGATAATGCGCCGATACGCGGTCGCTCGGTGGCCGTGTCAGGCTCATATCGCGCAGAAATTGCGCCTCGCCCCTGAACGATGAGCCAATATTTCCATTCGTCGTGTGAATGATGATGCCGTCCGGATCGCGTCGTGTGTCGATCCACGGGCCGTTACGCGGCCCTGTGCCAAACCCAAAGCCCGGCTGATGGGGACTGGCAAACGTCGTGACATCAATGGTGGTCATGATGACTCCTCCTTGTACGGCGAACCCATCGGATAGACCTGATGTATTGGTTTGTGAGACGGTTATAGTCTGAGCAGGCGAGGAGAAACTGCCGTTGTCATGTATATACCACACGCGGTATCGATCGACAACTGGTGCAAAGCGATAGAGGCTCGTACGAGCGCGTGTCGTGTCGTGGAGGTCGACGTGCGTCCGGTGCGCTGTGCGGCAAAAGCGTGCCAGCAGCTCATGCGCGAGCGACGCCGCTACGCCGTCACTGGCCGTCTTCGTTCATAAACGGCTCGTACTCGCGCGGTATCTCAAGATTGAAGCGCGCGCAGAGCGCGCGCACATCATGGTAATCATCCGCGTCCAGCGGATAGCCCGTATGAAACGAGACGAGCCATTGCGGAGCGATGCATCTCACCGGATAGCCATCGATCGATCCTGTTCCGGTGAGCGACTCGGCGGGATACGCGCAGCCGAAGATGTTGTTGCCGCGCGCATCAAAGATGAACGTATGCACGTCGACCTCCCGACCGTGATCGTCGCCGAGCACAAAATTACATTCTCTGGTGTCATCGCGCGGCACATCGCGATACCCCCGCGCTTCAAGCAGCGCGCGGAGCTTCTGTACATCGTGGTGGCTCAGCGCGATGTCGAGATCAGCATGGCGACGGGTTTGTTCGCCCAGCAGGGCATCAACAGCCCAGCCGCCATCCACCCACACGGTAATCCCATGCTGTTCAAAAAGGAGCAGCACGTCGATCGCATCCTGTGCCGTCATTTCGGGAAGGCCAGGTTGGTTGAACATAGCATAGCGCTCCATGATGCTACCGATCAGCGACCGCCGGTGCCATGAACGCGAGGAGCATCCCGACGACTCGATCGCCCGCGAACTAACGATCTGCTCCTGCCGCTACCCATTGTACCAGCGCACGATCGGGATCGCGGCTGACATCATGCAGCAGACTGACGAACTTACGTGCCCACTGCGCCGGGGTCGCTGCGTCGAACAGGTCGCTACGATACTCGAACAGCGCGTGAAGACCCTCCTCATCCGGCTCCAGCGCGCACAGCAGGTCGTACTTGGCCGCGCCAGTGGGCACATCCTCGATCCGCGTCGTCAGGCCGGGCAGCTTGAAATCGGTAGCCGACATATTTTGTAGCACGAACAATACCTGCGGGAAGGGCGAGCGCGGCCCGCCCCGGCGTGCATGAAGCGCATCAACCACGGTGCCAAACGGCAGCTCCTGGTGGTCGAGCGCAGCAAAAAAGGTCTGGCTGACCTGCCGAACCAGCGCGCTGAAGGTCGCCGCGCGATCGATCTGAATCCGCAGCGCGATACTGTTGACAATCAGGCCGATGATCGGCTCGTGCTCCCGCCGCGTGCGGTTCGCGGATGGGCTGGCGATCACCAGATCGGTCTGTCCGCACAGACGCGACAGCAGCAGCGCAAAGGCGCTCAGGAGCACGCTATACAGCGTGGTGCCGCACTGATGCGCTATCTGTTCGAGGGCCAGCACCTCCTGCCGCGAAAGGTGAAACGTGTGCGCGCCGCCCCGCGAAGAAACGTGTTCCGGGCGAGGACGATCAGCGGGCAGCGCCACTGTCAGCGGAGCGCCGTCGAGCTGGCTCAGCCAGTAGCGCAAAAGCTGCTCCGTGCGCTCGGTCTGCAAATAGCTGCGCTCCCAGCGGGCATAGTCGGCGTACTGAAGTGGCAGCGGCGCAAGCCGTGCGTTGTCGCCCTCGGCGTAGAGCGCTGATAGCTCGCGCAGCGCCACGGCCAGCGACCAGCCATCGAAGATGAGATGGTGGACGACCAGCAGGAAGATCCAGCGCTCGTCTGCCAGCCGTAACAGCCGACCCCGGATCAGCGGAGCGTGATCCAGCGCGAAGACCTGACGTGCCTCGGCGTAGCACCAGGCGTCCGCCTGTGTAAGCTTGTCCTCATCCGCCAGCGTGCGGATGTCCGTGACCGGCAGCTCGATCGTGAGCGTCGGCACGACCTCCTGAACCAGCCGATCATCCTGGTGCACGATCCGGGTGCGCAGCGCGGCATGACGTGCTACCAGAGCGTTCAGCGCCGAGGTTAGCGCCTGCCGATCGAGCTTGCCGATCAGCGTGATGCGCTGCGCGACGTTATAGATCGCCGGATCGGTGCTCGCCTGGTGCCGCTCCCACATGCGCTCCTGGGCAAACGTCAGCGGCGCGTGCAGGAGCGGCTGCTCGGTATGTGCCGCCGCGACCTCCTGCATCTCCGTCGCGCGCTGGCTCTCGACGTAGGCCGCCATGCCGCTGATCGTTGGGCGCTGGAAGAACTCGAACATCGGATAGTCAAGGCCCAGGCTATCCCGAACCCGGTTCAGCAGCCGCGCGGCATTCAGCGAATGACCGCCGACCTCAAAGAAGCTCCTGGTCGTCGAGACACCGCCGAGGCCGAGCTCGGCACACCACAGATCGTGGAGCGTCTGCTCCAGCGCCGAAGACGGCCCAGCCGCTCCGTCGTCGCTGCTGACATCGGGACGCGGCAGTGCCCGTCGATCGACTTTGCCGTTGGCCGTCAGCGGCAGCTCCGCGAGAAAGACCCACGCGCGCGGCACCATATAGTCGGGTAAGAGTCGTGCCAGTGCCAGACGGATCTGCTCGCGCTGCGTGGCACTGTCGGACGGCGCGCCCTGCTTCGGCACGACATAGGCCGCGAGATACGGCTCGTCGCCGCGATCACGCCGCGCCAGCACAGCGGCGGCGTCGACCATCGGCTGCTGGCGCAAGACCGCCTCGATCTCATCCAGCTCGATGCGGTAGCCCCGGATTTTGATCTGGTTGTCGGAGCGGCCCAGAAACTCAAGCGTGCCGTCGGGCCGGTAGCGCGCCAGATCGCCCGTGCGGTAGAGCCGCGCACCGCCTGTTTGGCTGAACGGATGCGGAATGAAGCGGGCGGCGGTCAGATCGGGCCGCCTGAGATAGCCACGGGCCAGACCCGCGCCGCCCAGGTACAGCTCGCCGACCACGCCGATCGGCACCGGGTGCAGATGCCGATCCAGCAGGTAGATCTCGGTGTTAGCGATCGGTCGCCCGATCGGCGGTAGCCGGTCGATGTCTTCGCTGGGCTGGACCGTCGCGCTGATCGTGACGATTGTGGCCTCGGCGGGGCCGTATTGATTCTCCACGCTGAAGCGCTGCTCCGGTGTCGGATACACATGCAGCTGATCGCCGCCGACCATCAGCAGCCGGAGCGCGTGGCGATCGGGCCACGAAAGGCGCAGCACCTCCTCCGCCAGCGGCGTCGGCAGGAAGCTCACCGTGATCTCATTGGCGCACAGCCAGTCGCGCAGCGCCGCCGGGTCGGTCAGCAGCTCCGGCGGCACCACGGAGATGCAGGCTCCGTGGGCCAGATACGGCCACAGCTCCCAGACCGAGACATCGAAGCTCACGCCAACCAACTGCGTGCTGCGGTCAGCGCTGCTGATGGCATAGGTCCGCTGGTGCCAGGCCATCAGGTTGAGCAGCCCGGCCTGCCGGACCTCAACGCCTTTAGGCTGTCCGGTGGAGCCGGAGGTATAGATCACATACGCCAGATTCTCGGCGGTCGTGGTGCTGCGCGGATTTTCAGCGCACGCCTGCTCGATCTGCCTCCAGTCGGCGTCGAGACAGATCGTTCGTGCCGTGCGCCGGGTACCCTCTGGGTGCAGGTGCTCCAGATAGCGCTGCCGCGTCAGCACCACAGGTGTCCGCAGCTCGTCGATGATCACAGCCAGCCGCGCCGACGGCAGCGCCGGATCGAGCGGCACATACGCGCCGCCCGCTTTCAGCACGGCGAACGCCGCGACGACCAGCTCGATCGAGCGCTCAAGGCAGATCGCGACGGGTACCTCAGGGCCGACGCCCAGCCCGCGCAGATAATGCGCAAGCTGATTCGCCTTCCGGTTCAACGCTCCGTAGGTCAGGCGCTCCGCTCCACTGACCACGGCGGGCGCGTCCGGCGTCTGCGCGGCCTGCCGCTCGACAAGCTGGTGCACACACAGATCGGTTGGATACGGCGCCTGCGTTGCGTTCCATACGACCAGCAGTTGGTGGCGCTCGGCGTCGGGGAGCAGCGGCATCTGCGACAGCGGCGCGTCGGGCTGCTGCACGGCCAGGTCCAGCACGCGGCGGAAGGAGGCCAGGAAGCGGCGAACCGTGCGCTCCTCGAACAGGCTGGTGTTGTACTCGACGCGGCACTGGATTCTGTCCGGCAGGCTCGTCAGGTACAGCGTCAGATCGAACGGCGCTTTGTTCACGGCGGTATCCAGCGCCGTCGCCCTGACATGGGGCAGCTCGAACCCAAAGATCGGCTCGCTCTCGAACTCGATCGCTACCTGGAAGATCGGGTTGCGGCTGGGATCGCGCGCTGGGTTGAGCGCCCTGACCAACTCCTCGAACGGCAGGCGTTGATGGTCGTACGCCTCCAGGGTCAGGCGACGCACCCGGCGCAGCACCTCCGCGAAGCTGGGATCGTCCCGCAGATCGACGCGCAGCGCCAGGGTATTGATCAAAAAGCCGATCAGCCCCTCGGTGCCCTCCGGGCGGTCGGCCACCGGCGTCCCGATGATCAGATCGTCCTGGCCGCTGAATGCGCGCAGCGTCACGGCAAAGCCGCTGAGCAGCAGCATGAACAGCGTGACGCGCTGGCGCTTGCTGAGCTGGCGGATCGCCTCCGATTGCTCCGGCGTGAAGTCCTCGAAGAAGGCGTGTCCGTGGGAGCGCAGCACTGCCGGTCGCGGGTAGTCCGTCGGCAGCTCAAGGACCGGCAGCGTGCCGCCAAGCCGTTCCAGCCAGAACCGGAGGTCCTGCTGCGTCTGCTCGCCTGCGAGCGCCTGCTGCTGCTGACGCGCATAGTCGAGATAGGTCATCGGCAGCGGCGGCAGGTGCGCGCGCTGGCCGCCGAGCGATGCCTGATAGCACACGCTCAGCTCACGGGTAAAGACGCCCGCCGACCACGTATCGAAGACCAGGTGATGCATCGAGAGAATCAGGACATGCTGCGTCGCCGAGAAGCGGAGCAGCTTCGCCAGAAACAGCGGCCCGTCTGCCAGGTCGAACACCCGCCGACCTTCGACATCGATCGCCTGCTGCACGCTGGCGGCCTCGTCCGCACCCTGGCAATCGACGATCGGACACGCGAAGTCGCGCGGGGGCAGCACAACCTGGCAGACCTCCCCGTCGATCTCACGAAAGACCGTGCGCAGCGCGGCATGCCGCTCGACGAGTTGGCTGAGCGCCGCCTGCAACGCCGCGACGTTCAGCGATCCCGCAAGCCGGATCGCCTTGGTCTCGTTGTAGGTGGTCTGATCCGGCGATAACTGGTTGAGAAACCAGATGCGCTGCTGGGCAAACGAGAGCGGTCCCTGAGATTGGCTGGCCGCCTGATAGCGCTGGCGCAGCCGATCGAGCACCGGCAGGCTTCGACGGACCTGCGCCAGGGGCACGCCAAAGTCGATGAAGCAGCCGATCTCGTCGACCCCCACGGCCAGCACGCTGTCAATGATCGGCGCGCAGCTTTCGGGCGTGCCAATCAGCGCCCGCGACTCGCAGTAGCGCTCGTAGGCGCGTTGGAGCATGAAGTCCACATCTTCCTCAGGCGTCGTCGCCAGGTCGATGTTGAAGCCCAGGCTATTCGTCACCTGGCCGAAGAGCGACAGCGACGAGCGCAGGTAGCGGCAGAACGGCTCGAACGCCTCCTGGCGCGCCTCCGCCAGATCGTGCTGGAGGTAGGTATGCAGCAGCACCACCACTCTGCCCGCGCCGGGATCGAGGCCGCACTCCGCGCGTGTCTGGCGGTACAGCCGGATGTTCACGGCAAGCTGCTCGACCGTCTGCGACATCAGGTTGGTGATAACGCCCAGATCGTGCTGCGCGGCCAGCCGATAGCTTTCGGGATTGCCGACGATCGCCGTGAACAAGGGCGGCATCGGCTGCACCGGCCTGGGATAGAGCGACACCTCGATCTCTGCGCCGCCACCGGCGCGCGCGGTCACGGCATCGCCGCGCCAGAGGCGACGAATGCTCTCGATCTGCTCGTACATGATCGCTTTGTGCTGGCCGAAGCGCTCAGGATAGAAGACAAAATCGTTGGCGTGCCACCCGCTGGCGCAGCCCAGCCCGACGCGACCGCCCGATAGGTTATCGATCATCGACCACTCTTCGGCCACGCGGATCGGATGATGCAGCGGCAGGACGACGGAGCCAGCGTGCAGGCGAATGCGGCGTGTCTCGCGTGCCAGCGCGGCGGCAAGCACGGCGGGATTGGGGAAGATGCCGCCGAACGAGTGGAAATGCCGCTCTGGAATCCAGATCGCATGAAAGCCATGCTCGTCGGCGAAGCGCGCGCTCTCCAGGATCAGATCGTAGTGGCTGTGCTGCGGCTCATGCTGCGGGTAGTCGCCAAAAAAGTACAGGCTGAA from Herpetosiphonaceae bacterium includes:
- a CDS encoding peptidoglycan recognition family protein; translation: MTTIDVTTFASPHQPGFGFGTGPRNGPWIDTRRDPDGIIIHTTNGNIGSSFRGEAQFLRDMSLTRPPSDRVSAHYLVGKGGQIARIHEDTRITWHTGVSLREWNNLHTIGIENHFTPGEVWTEPQQKALTFLVRHLMRRWNIGRDRIQTHRFIALPAGRKVDPSSLTNAAFEDWRSSLTPLSDAIPSFRVIIGIDFASVREGPRRSFPEALIPDGNGVLHPVRLAPGTVIGIDEEVQGERISGDDRWLHIVKPDAWGFIHRSLVVPV
- a CDS encoding nucleotidyltransferase family protein encodes the protein MFNQPGLPEMTAQDAIDVLLLFEQHGITVWVDGGWAVDALLGEQTRRHADLDIALSHHDVQKLRALLEARGYRDVPRDDTRECNFVLGDDHGREVDVHTFIFDARGNNIFGCAYPAESLTGTGSIDGYPVRCIAPQWLVSFHTGYPLDADDYHDVRALCARFNLEIPREYEPFMNEDGQ